Genomic DNA from Solanum dulcamara chromosome 4, daSolDulc1.2, whole genome shotgun sequence:
AAGAGATTCAATGATTCATCATGAAGTATTCTTGTAGTGTTTTTTCAAGCGTGAAATGTATCTGAGAGAAACCAGATCAAAAGAGATGCAAAAGAGTGCTTGTTGTACACAAACTATAACGAGATAGAAAATCAAAACCGCAAGAGCAATCACCAATATATTGCAGAAGGAAACAAATACTAAACAATGAGAACCTTGGAAATCATACGCAGCTGCCCACAAGTTGTGATTTGTCTCCTGTTCAACTTCTCTTCCAACACATGACCGATTCCAGGAAGTGCTTTTACTGGAAGTTCACACAGGTGCTCCTCCACCTAATATAGCCAACAAGATAAATCAGGACaataaaatcacaataattattttaattctcTAAAATGATCTTCAAGCCTTTGTTTTCCTCTGTTGCCACTACATGCAGTAGACACTAAAATATTAagatgatcaaaaagggagttaATCAGCGAAGATCTAAACAAGAGAAATGTCTTTGATATTGAATAGTATCTGTGATGGGATAAAACTAAGTGATCAAAATAGCCCTTTTCTGGGACTAATCCTTAATAAAATATCCGCagattgtttttcttttataaaaggtAATAAGAAAGttgtaatttattaaaaaaacattaGTAAAATAATTCACGGATTCATGTTGATTTCCATCTAACACCAGATTCTTGCAGCGGAAAAGGTTATTATGCTTGACCAGGATCGACATAAACAAAGTGAAACAAAAAGAGCATCATGTGGCAATGGAGAAACATCTCACGTGGCAAGGGCATGGAGAAGCCCCGGCAGAAACTTCGCTTTATGAAAGTGGAGCCTATAAAATCTGATTTCACTTGCAGTCATGCCCTTTCTAGAAGTACATGCAAATTCACAATGCATGGTCATCAGGTAAGAAGAGATTTACTACAAATAGTTAAAGAGAAGGCAATGACATGTAACCAATAAAGATGTAGCTGCAAAATATAATTTGTGATACGGTAGAAGATGCACATATTTAGATGACAAAGATCAAGACATAAGTTTTCCCCCCTCTTCATACATCAAAAAGTCAGCTCGAAATAAGCTACCTTCTCGGCAGGGATGTAACACTGCCCGTCTGGTTTTGCAATCCTAGTAGCAAGCCGCGCCATAAGCATATTCTCAGCAATACCAGCACTAGCAGTACAGCCTGTCGCATCAAGAATCTCATCTCTGATCACTGAGACAAAAGCTTGAATTTCCTCTACTCCAGAATCAGTGGCATCTAAAAATGCTTCGTCACAACTTACGGCCTGCATTCAGTagcaattatcaatcaagagaTAAGAACATCGTGAAATTGTTCAACAAGCAGTTTTGAGGCCATACCTGCACTTTGTTGCAGTACTTGTGCAATATGTTATAAAACCGATCAGCAACCTGAAAATGAAATCAGATTTTATAGGACTCGATATCCAAATACAAAAGAATCCAATTAAAAGGGGAAAAAGAACAAGATGAAGAAACTGAAATATCATAACCACCTCCTCATAAGCCTCGAAGTCATAAGAAAGAATGACTAGGTGAGGGCAACGTGACTTGGCATCTCTGACAAACATTCCAGCCTTAACTCCTATGAGAAAAAAACTTGAATGACAATCAAATTTCAAACACAGGATGATATTTAAGAAAAGGTTGGATTACTGACTGAAAGACTGACCATAACCCCTAGCAGGATAATTGGCTGAAGATATTTCTGCTGTTCCGCGTGGATTATCTGAATGGCAAATGGCAACAGGTTTATCCTTCAACTCGGGGCGATTTCTAATGACCACAGACACAAAAAAGCAATCCTGAACAAGTAAAGTTGAACTGATTGTTTTAGCACAGAGAATAATCAACAGAGACGGGTAGAATGTCATATATATGATCAAAGAGGGTGAGCCggaaaaggagacagaacataGACGCAGTCATAAAAACATAAAGAGGACAAGTCGAGTTTTCAGACCATCGAAGCAGAAATTACCATATCCACATGAATAATCATTGTCTTATTTGCTGTTGCTGAAGAACTAGGGCCTGAACTTATGCATCTAAACCCACCAGGGGAGCTAGGAAATCGTTTACGATACCGGTTTCTCCAGGTGCCAATGAAATGCAACCTAGAATGCTGAAGACAAAAGCACCCGAGGAATATGTCAACCACTTTGTCACTAGGCGCTTTTAGTATTTAATATGCAATTACTTATCAATGTGCACATacatttatgaatatattagtTATACAATGCAATAGCTTCAaataaacaaattcaaaataacaGATCCACAAGCAAAAGCAGGTAATTTCTTCACATCAGAAGGCCCCAGAAAATCTGGATGCCAAGAATTTAGTAGAAGTAATATAAGCAACACAATATCTAGGTATGAGTTGGCTGTTGATTCTTGATATTCGGTTTCTCAATTGAAAAAAAGAATTGAGATTAGATCTTCCACAATCTTGAAAGGTCCATCATTGTGTCATCCCAGATCCAGTAACAGCAGAAGCAAAAGCATAAAGTAAGTTGATAATGGTCAATCATTAAAGGAAATTATAACCCAAAAAAAGAAGGTTGCTATGAGCATGTGGATCTCCTTTTGGCAAttattgaaaaaaagaaaaccaaCGTCATATTCACCTTTAACATGTTTTTCTTTATGATCTCAGCCTTCTCTATCCTTTGAGCAAAAGCTTTTTGCACATGAAAAGCCCCTCTTTGGTGCCCTATTATGGTAAAAATAACATATCCTGGCATTTCACTTATCAAAGGTGTTGGAGATACATAACATCCCACAAGTTATCAGTGTGTGTATATACTATATCCCACGTCGTTTGTATAAAGGGCATCCCGGGGAGTTCATCTTAAGTTACTCGACCCATTGCCTCAAAGTCCAGGTTGGATGTTTAGTCCAACACATCTATCAAAATCGACTTCATAAGCCCATTTCCATACTTACAAGTCCGAATCGAAATTTACATGTGAACTCCAAAAAACAGGTTATATTTGCGGAGAGGTGTTGTAATATGTGACGATAATTAacttaacaataataacaatataaacTAACTTTCTAACGCCAACACTCAACACTTaagcaaaaaggaaaaagaaaaatgaacttGAGAGTAGAGATTGttcattacaatcattttttattttttattttttaatttatttatttatttattttttgggggggaggggggctGGAAGATAAATACAAGATGTTCTAGCAAAGCCAATGTCAAGATAGCCACGTGTGTACCTTGAAGTAATTTTCCACAAAATTAGCATCAACTAGAGTTGAATGTCGCTGATTAGGAGACCTAGGAATCTTTAAATTTGATGGGGCCGTGTTAACAGGATCACTCATCCAGTCGCTACAAACTGATGCATCGTTATGAGGACTGAAAGGTGCTGAAAATGGAGCTTGGCTTCCATCTCCACTTGCAGCATCACTCAGTTCTTGCATTGCCATGCTACAACTTGACTCTTCGATTCTATCTACATTGTAGTTTGCTTGCATTAGATCTTTAGATTCTAGAGCACGAGGCTCCAAATCTTCTGCAGATTGCGACTCTTCAAAGGATACAGGATCTTCAATTGGTCCAGAATATGACAATGGGCTCTCAACTCTAGATGTGGCTTGGACAGTTGAACATgttgtcatatcatcataaataGCAATGTTTTTTGTGAAGAAAGCAGATAGCTTAGGCTGGTTATTAACTTCACTTGCAAGCTGATCAAGCTGATAAGGAACCCCTGAAAACAACAAAACAATGATAGAAAAGCTAATAAGTAAACAAGCAGTCAACTTGCTCGTTTGCATTAAAAATCAAGTCATAGAAATATAAACTTACAATTCAGAAGCTTCTTTGCAGAGACAGAATCCAACACCCATGTGGGTTTGACTACTGGAAGTCCCCTGCTAAAGGACCTATATGAAATTCAGACAAAACTTAGACGAAAATACTTTTATTTTCAACAGAGATACAAAAAATAGGAAACTGATGAACTTGGTTTTACAACTGACCTTAAATTCTGGACCTTACTGTCAGGAAGATTACTACAGATTATATGAGTAACACGACgcctagaaaaataattttcaaaacgGCCTCCATGCTTCAACATATATCCTCGAAGTTCCTGGATAGATATTGTTGAAATCAATAAACTACAAGAGAAGCAACCTAATCTTCCATATGAGAAAATCCAGTGAGGTACGGAAAAGAATATGATAGCTATATAGTCAAGGTATTGATTACAATGATGATGGATGTTTGTACACGGGTTTACATGCAGATTGAATGAACTCTTCTTACAAGTAAGAATACAAGTAATTGTTTGTTTCGCCAATTCAAAAGTTAGAGAAGTTTTTTATTGATGAAACAGTATTCGACATCATTCATTATTCGATTCAGGATCTTTTAAGTTGTCAATCTTCAAGCAATCATATCAGATTAATCCCCGGCAAGAAAATCACATGAAATAGACCAGAAAGAAACCATAATGTACTAAACCTGACTGGAAGGAACCGTGTATCCATCAACAAAAATGGATACGCCCTGAAATATAGGTTTTGAAGAACTTGGACCACTGAGAGAAGTGATTGATGCCTCCACCTCAAACTGCTCGTGAAGCTTCTGATTCTTCACGGCCATGTAACTACAGCAAAGTTGTCAAAAGCCACAATAAGAAGATCAGGAAGTCATCACCAAGAACAAGTCATAAAGCATACACTATACGCATCAAATCAGAGAGGAGAGGTGCATTTATGAAGTAAATTGTGCAAGAAGTAAATTGACCATATAGAGGAGACATATGAAGTGAAACTCTAAAAACAATCCATAAAAATCAATCAACAATACCCAAAACCAACTAGTTGGCCTCACCTATAAAAACACTCTATATTCGTGCCTTTCTATGTGGACTCGTTTCATTCCAAGAATTAACGTCTATAAAGTAGCAAGAACAATATTTCTTGATGATCAACAAATTCCACTGGTTAAACTTTCTTGAAGATCGTCTATTCGAAATTAACTCAAAGGAAAACCATTCAAATATTTAAGATGATGTACAGCACCAAGAACAAGTCAAATAGCATACACTATGCACATCAAAACAGACTATCAGAGAGGAGGGGTGCATTTATGAAGTAGATTGTGCAAGAAGTGAACTAGCCCATATAGAGGAAGACATATGAAGTGAAACTCTAAAAACAGTCCATAAAAAATCAATCAACTATACCCAAAATCAAATAGTAAGCCTCACCGACAAAAATACTCTATATTAATTCCATTCTAAGCAGACTCGTTTCATTCCAAGCATTGACGTCAATAAAGTAATAAGAATAATATCTCTTGATGATCAACACCAACTTTCTTGATGATCATCTATTCGAAATCAACTCGGGGGAGAACTGTTCAAATATTCAAGATAGTGTACACAACGTTCAAAAATTCCCAAAATCAATCCAAACTaagtaaagaaagaagaagaataaaccTTCCGAAATTGGAGAAAGGTGAACTATAGAAGGCAGGACGAGAAGCAGAACGAGAATTGGCACCCCAGGCCATGCCTAGGGTCTTTTGACTcgccttcttcttcttgttgctTTGATTGCTGCTGTTACTGCGATTTGAATTTGGGGTTCGTTTAGAATTGGAACCGGAATTAGCAGAGCGTGAGGGTTCCATGCTCGTCTCCGATTTCTGGGAGTTGAGACGCAGAAGAGTTGCGCAATTTCTAAAATGAAGCGGCAAATATATGCAAGCAAGGGATCATTTATAAACACACGGATCTTAAGGAGGAATCGGGTCGGTTAACCcaaaacatttttattttttgatggaGAGGGTgaatttaaaacatttttttgttatttgttatattttttttattgttttcttcttttttacctGATGTGTTGCTTTCACCtgagccaagggtctttcgaaaatagtttTTTTACCTCCACGAAGTAGTGTTAAGGTCTATGTACATTCTATCATCTCCATATCtcacttgtggaatttcactaggtatatttttgttgttgttgactcTATCATTAGGGTTGCTTATCAAGCGGATAATTATGCTTGACGGGTTCGCTTATCGggtattaatttttaaattattaatatgcTAGCCAATAAATAAGATATCGATTGGTTCAGGATCGTGTTATAAATTATCAATCGATGTATTGGGTCAatcatttcatgttcatttcTTTCCGTTTCACTCACAAATATACTAATCTTTCAGCAAACAAAACAATTTTCTAGCTTTATTTAAGTTAACAAATATATAGTTATTACTCACAATAAGAAATACATGAAAAAAGCTAATTTTGAGAATGCATGAACATAAGCATTTATTTAACAAAGATTCACTTGTACAATAACTTATtgcttcaaaaataaaatatacatttttatATGCTAAAAGTGAAGATCCGTCCATTATGAATCAAACTAACTAAGTACACCGGTGAGAAATCCAACTCACAAATACTATCTCCGTCTCATATTAGATAAACACTACTAACTTTACACGAtaattaagaaatcattaatacattggaaaattttatcattttaccctttgtttatatcaatACAATATACACGGAGTATAGAAATAGCTAGTATTGGgaattgtttacattcaaaagatcatattaattgtaggggtaaaattaaaaaaaataaaattaattctatcttgatttagtaagtgatcaagtactccctccgttctattttagttgtcatgataaTGTTCCGCACAATTCTTAAGAAAACATTAATTAGGAGCgttatttgactaatatatcctttattaattctttaatctttatttatttatttatttatgtgtctcttaattctaaaataattaatgctaagggtaaagttgaaaaaatataattaattctctcttgattgtttaaattgacaAGTATTTTGAGGcaactatttttagtatacaTGACAATTAATATGGACGGAGGGAATAATATGGGACAAACATATTTAGTAAGATGTCCATCTAATATGAGACGGGGACAATATGTATCAAGTCATATAAAGAGGCGGAATATTAAATAGGAAGTTGGGCTTAATAATATGTACTTTATATGCATATGGGTAAAATTGTAAGAAGATAATTCTTAATGGGttaacggtttacccaataagaAATTTGAGTAATCCGCCGCTACATATAAATAAATTGTTgagtataaatttttaatttgttcACCAATCATTAATTTGATATCTCAATACTAATAAGCCAATTTTGCAGTTGGATTATCGATTACAGTTTGGATTTGAAACACCTTACTTATACTTCACGAGGTTTCAAGCAGACACTTCAAGTTGATCAAAATGTATATTTCAAACACTTTTGACCACTAACCAAACCTATGTGGCGGTAATGTAATGAGTTGGACAAAACGTGAATTACACACATATTAAGAgcgtaaataaaaataaattttatttaaaaggaCAAAAACTAGGATAAAATAAAAGGACCGAATAAATTAAATGTAACGATCCTCatattcattttaaaaaaatttctgcATGTTTTCCATATTTTGACACTTCATGTAGCTTTTGTCTATCATTTGTGACTTGAGGATAGTTGGCTCGATTTCCGAGATGAACAAATGAATATTGAAGGTTCAAAATTTGCGACGTTTAACCAAGTTAACGTTCTAGATTAATAAAGTTGGGCTCGAATTTTGACATTTCAGTTAGGTCTAGAAGATGATTTTTAACTTAGCTGGAcaattgatatgaattatgaggCATTGGGAGTGATTTGAGACATTAgctgaatttttgaattttaagaaAGTTAAATTTGACCACAATCAACTTTTAGTTAAGACGATCTTGAATTGGTGATTTAATGATTCAAACACGCTTAAAACATGTTTTATGATCAATCtacatatttaatttgtttttgtgAGATTCCAAATGAATTTGGAGGGTGAATTCCGAGGGTTGGGCTATTTTTGGAATTGACTGGGTGCTCTATGCGTCGCGAAGGCGCCTAGGCAAGTGAGGGGTCGCTTGTGCAATTTTGGGTGGACTCAGCCTATGCCGCACATACGGACGTCTTTTACACCTGCGACCAGGGGCTGATTCTACGACGGATTCTCATCGATGCTCTGCTTCAGCGAGCCCCCATTGATGACAAAAATGTCCTCTTCAACAAAGATCACTGTACTTGAACAATGATATTTCCATAATTCGATTTTGAGAGATTAAGAGCTCAATTTTGGATGATTTCAATGAGATTTTGCTAGATTTGTTCGATAAGATTCTAACCCTCGTTTCCCCCCACTAACTCATTGTTTAATTAATGATTTAATTGGTATTTAATGAAAGCAAGGGAGTACTACgatatgaataatttatcttACCCCTGTGCTTATAAAGGAAATGATTTCACTTATaaattgaatagaaaaaaaaattatgagtaaaaataaagattttttatgttaaaaaataaaaatctcttaATAGAAGGATAcaaaacaaaaactaaattTGTAATGCTTGATGTTATAGGCTTAATTATACCGGTTTTAAGATTGTAAAATAAGAATTGGTACCAAACAAGGGAAACAAGAATTAATTAAAGGAGTGGAGGAATACTTTTCGAACTGAAAAGAGCAACACTTTTCCATTTCCCTAGAAGCCTACAATTTCCAACACCCAACAGAGTTTCAAACCCCATGTTTTCCATCAGCGTTCAAAACCTACTGCTCTATACCTACTAGTTTTGATCATGTCTTTTTACATCCAAAAATGGGGGTTTCCCCTATATATCAACcccccaaaacaagaaaaagacaGGAAAGGGATTGTTCATTGGGTAATATTATTGTTGTCCATCATGGCGGCAGGTGACCAAAAATCAGCGCCGTTGACAGTAGTAGCAACTACATGGAGAGTGAGCTCTATTGGGACTAGACAAAGTCCTTTGCTCCTCAGTAACACTTCATTTCTCGATGCTTCCGTTTCCCCGCTTTCTCCGCCCTCCTGTGTCACAATAATTCATAACatgttaaaaaaatttaataagaaaGAATTTATGATCATGTGTCTGGACACTGGACCGGGTGATCGTGCACCTTAATAATAAatcatacttttattttaatttgtttatctaattttaaattaatacaattttaaaaattaaaaaaagactttggaatatttcttttctcaaaGAAAAGATAGGTAAAATATACTAAAAGTCTTTTTTAATCTTATGGTCTTTGTAAAAAGATAACACTTCGGCCTAACTTAACCATCAAAACTAGTAGCTTATGAGGAGAGAATTGCCAACTCCATATAGATAGACCACCATTCTTTCATCAATGTGGACTTTTACCCGCTCTAACCGTCTTAGACATgttatttgaaagttgaaattaaagaattgtcaaaataaaataaaattatgttttattagagatggtaaagaaaaaaaagtaaaacaaataaattataaagaaGGGATTATAAAAATGGCATAGCAAGTGGCAACTTTATTTTACCTAAAACACCCTGGTTTCTAAGGACCTGTgttagccaaaaaaaaaaaatattcgcTTATTCCTAGaataatttcaatttatttgaaaatcatgaaaat
This window encodes:
- the LOC129885605 gene encoding DNA repair protein REV1-like isoform X7 produces the protein MEPSRSANSGSNSKRTPNSNRSNSSNQSNKKKKASQKTLGMAWGANSRSASRPAFYSSPFSNFGSYMAVKNQKLHEQFEVEASITSLSGPSSSKPIFQGVSIFVDGYTVPSSQELRGYMLKHGGRFENYFSRRRVTHIICSNLPDSKVQNLRSFSRGLPVVKPTWVLDSVSAKKLLNWVPYQLDQLASEVNNQPKLSAFFTKNIAIYDDMTTCSTVQATSRVESPLSYSGPIEDPVSFEESQSAEDLEPRALESKDLMQANYNVDRIEESSCSMAMQELSDAASGDGSQAPFSAPFSPHNDASVCSDWMSDPVNTAPSNLKIPRSPNQRHSTLVDANFVENYFKHSRLHFIGTWRNRYRKRFPSSPGGFRCISSGPSSSATANKTMIIHVDMDCFFVSVVIRNRPELKDKPVAICHSDNPRGTAEISSANYPARGYGVKAGMFVRDAKSRCPHLVILSYDFEAYEEVADRFYNILHKYCNKVQAVSCDEAFLDATDSGVEEIQAFVSVIRDEILDATGCTASAGIAENMLMARLATRIAKPDGQCYIPAEKVEEHLCELPVKALPGIGHVLEEKLNRRQITTCGQLRMISKETLQRDFGSKTGSMLWNYSRGIDDRLVGMIQESKSIGADVNWGVRFKDLKDVQHFLLNLCKEVSLRLQGCGVIGRKFTLKIKKRKGDAGEPVKYLGCGVCDNLSHSVTVPMATDSVDVLERIVSQLFTTSHVDVEDIRGMGLQVSKLETADSSKQGKERCSIRSWLTAASAKTNYQNRSSSHEKGADADNGKNSVHERQAQLQGDSSTPFIEMTATSPSGAAGFGQRGTLPPMNELDIGVIESLPPEVFSEINDMYDGKLAHFITEKRSKEKENISSVCPAAQDEVFAAHEHNEEEIQAVSYPNKLFADMKSGTLSDASVPNMDVVINALVSGGISLMPSSLSQVDTSVFQELPEELRADILELLPAHRNNESSLDASLVCANNQNCSPSISSIDLWVGNPPEWIDIFKASNCQILCVLGEMYQSAGARKQLSSILQRTMSQIYILPDVGTDGWVEAVSFLSELIKKYLKLKISTDIEEVYTCSCLLRRLTARSKVFIEVYNNLLPHFQALVSENYGGSFYMASVTE
- the LOC129885605 gene encoding DNA repair protein REV1-like isoform X4, which gives rise to MEPSRSANSGSNSKRTPNSNRSNSSNQSNKKKKASQKTLGMAWGANSRSASRPAFYSSPFSNFGSYMAVKNQKLHEQFEVEASITSLSGPSSSKPIFQGVSIFVDGYTVPSSQELRGYMLKHGGRFENYFSRRRVTHIICSNLPDSKVQNLRSFSRGLPVVKPTWVLDSVSAKKLLNWVPYQLDQLASEVNNQPKLSAFFTKNIAIYDDMTTCSTVQATSRVESPLSYSGPIEDPVSFEESQSAEDLEPRALESKDLMQANYNVDRIEESSCSMAMQELSDAASGDGSQAPFSAPFSPHNDASVCSDWMSDPVNTAPSNLKIPRSPNQRHSTLVDANFVENYFKHSRLHFIGTWRNRYRKRFPSSPGGFRCISSGPSSSATANKTMIIHVDMDCFFVSVVIRNRPELKDKPVAICHSDNPRGTAEISSANYPARGYGVKAGMFVRDAKSRCPHLVILSYDFEAYEEVADRFYNILHKYCNKVQAVSCDEAFLDATDSGVEEIQAFVSVIRDEILDATGCTASAGIAENMLMARLATRIAKPDGQCYIPAEKVEEHLCELPVKALPGIGHVLEEKLNRRQITTCGQLRMISKETLQRDFGSKTGSMLWNYSRGIDDRLVGMIQESKSIGADVNWGVRFKDLKDVQHFLLNLCKEVSLRLQGCGVIGRKFTLKIKKRKGDAGEPVKYLGCGVCDNLSHSVTVPMATDSVDVLERIVSQLFTTSHVDVEDIRGMGLQVSKLETADSSKQGLFFTFYISLYASYDDDSMPFMNCFSTNFIDINPGKERCSIRSWLTAASAKTNYQNRSSSHEKGADADNGKNSVHERQAQLQGDSSTPFIEMTATSPSGAAGFGQRGTLPPMNELDIGVIESLPPEVFSEINDMYDGKLAHFITEKRSKGVSEKENISSVCPAAQDEVFAAHEHNEEEIQAVSYPNKLFADMKSGTLSDASVPNMDVVINALVSGGISLMPSSLSQVDTSVFQELPEELRADILELLPAHRNNESSLDASLVCANNQNCSPSISSIDLWVGNPPEWIDIFKASNCQILCVLGEMYQSAGARKQLSSILQRTMSQIYILPDVGTDGWVEAVSFLSELIKKYLKLKISTDIEEVYTCSCLLRSSKSKHGKFNRENAFVICDE